GAGTGCGACGCTCGAGGGGAGGTACACACTTATATCGATAAGAAGACCTTGGTGGTAGAGAATGTTAGCTTGAGCCAATCTCTAACGGCCACACAAGTAGAGGAGTTGAGAGGGATGATTCACAAGTTTGAGGGAGTGTTTTCAGATTTCCCCCTCTGAACGGAAGTAGTGCGGTGTGAGCTAGTGTTCAACAGAGGAACCGGTGCAAGTAAAACAATATCCACTACCTCTTGCAATGCAAGAAGTGATCGAGAGTGAGATAAACGAGATGTTGAGGCAAGCAATCATAGAAAGGGCCAATTACCCTTATAACGCGCCGTTAGTGGTGGTTAAAAAAGCAGACGGTTCTATAGAGTATGCGTTGATTTCAGACGTCTGAACAACCTATTGAAAATAGACGCAGAACCAATCCCCAGGATAGACGTCGTGGTAGCAAGAGTGACCAATAAGAGATATTTCTCAAAACTCGACTTGTTTAAAGGTTACTGACAGATTCCTATAGAAGAAGCGTCCAAAGAAAAGACGGCTTTCTCGTGTTCAAAAGGACTATTTCAATTTAAGTATATGCCATTCGGTCTAAAGACCGTGGCAGCAGTGTTCACAAGGCTGATGAGACGGGTCCTCCATGGTGTGCCGCATGTCGAACACTATATTGACGACATACCGGTTGCCACTGATACGTGGGAGGAACATCTGCAGGCTCTGGAAAAGCTACTAAAGCGAGTAGAGGACGCGGGATTTACGATAAAACAGACCAAATGTGAACTAAGGTACAACGCCGTGGAATTTTTAGGGCACAAATTGGGAATGGGACGAGTCGAGCGCAATGAGGATACCCTAGACAAGATGCAAGCAGTGGAGAGGCCTAAGACCAAAACACAAGTGCAATCATTTTTGGGACTTACAGGATTTTATAGAGAATTCATCCCAAAGTACGCCGAAGTAGCTGGACCACTGATAGAGTTGACGAAAAAGGGGGCAAGGAACGTAGTGGAGTGGAGTGAATGGCAACAAAAAGCTTTCGAAATGCTAAAGAAAAGCTTAACGCATCCACCGGTGTTGTTAGCACCAGGCATACAAAAGGAGTTTGTGCTACGCACTGATGCCTCCGATAAGGCATTAGGGGCAGTATTCTTGCAAGAGAAAGATGATAAGCTCCATCCTGTATTTTTTTCTAGCAGACGACTTAACAATGCAGAACAGAATTACTCAACAGTAGAGAAGGAATGTCTCGTCCTTGTATGGGCAGTAAATAAtttccatatttatttattgGGAAAATAATTTAGGGTGCAAACGGACCACCAGCCACTCGAGTTTTTGAGCAAAGCTAAGCTAACTAATGGCAGAATAATGAAATGGAGCCTCACCTTGCAAGAATACTGCTTCCACATAGAATACATTAAAGGACGACAGAATGTGGGGGCGGATTTCATGAGCAGGGCTATGGAGTGATTAAATATTAAGAGCATAACGCGGAGAGAACAAGTGCACATATGTAAAGTGATGCGAACAATGAATTCGCGAGCGTTGTGAACAGTGCAAGTGGTGAAATGTCCACGACAGTgtagtgaagtgtggtgatgtgTGGTGGCCGACAACGACGCACAGAAAAGCACCCAAGTCACAACAAGAGTCAAGTTCGTCAACCAAAAAAAAAGACCGACAGAGGGCAGTTCTTTAAAAGAAAAAAACTCCTAAAAAGGGACCCATGTCATaagtaagaggccgcctgcggcgtgAAAAAGAAGAGCACGAGAAGCACGTAGCAGTCCGAACGGAACGagccctcgaggcgcgtgacccaAGCTGCAATCAAGGGAAGAACGGCGCTGTCCgggtattatcgacgtggttctgGGCTAGGAAGGTTGCATCGTCAGCTCCACACTgacgacgggagacttggaggctCCGGCGAGTCAGTGACGCTGGCAGTCCAGGGCGTGGCCGTCAACCTCAGCGAAGTTCGAGACAGGCTCCTTGGGCTGGCTGTAGCCTCTCACGGCGGGACCCCCTTCTTCGGCAGACCGGCGCGTTCGATagtcctcgggacgccacgttgGCACTCAAAAAGATGCGGCGCATCCCGACGTTAGGCCTAACCAGGTAGGCCAAGGTGCCACGTCACCGACGCAGTTCGAGGCACCGGCATTTAAGACGAACGAGTTGCCGGGCCGACGGCAAGGCAGCAACGATTACAGAATCAACAAGAGTACTGACTTCTTGGAGGAAGACCCGACGGACTTCGGACTGAAAAATACGTGCGACGACGAGCGCAATAAGATGACCCTTTTTGGAACGCCGCAGACGTAGGCCAGGGTTGCCAGCCTTTTGCAGATCAGACGCCACAGACTAACGTAGGCGGAAATAGGAATATGTTTAGTGCTTATTAAGTAGTTTTAGGTAGTACAAGGGTTAATATTTATTCACTGTGTTTTAGTGTGATCGAGTTTTGTTTGAAGTTTGGGCTTGCAGTGTAATTAAagatctgtttgctgtgttgccatgcgcctTCCACCCCCATCTCTTATGACACCCGTACACCCCAGAGATCGGTGACACCAGACACCGGAACCTTGACCGCCATAGCTGCGCAATGCTCGTGGGAAAGCGGACCGCACCGACCGTTTTCCGCCGAGCAGGCCAAGGGGCCAATCTCGGCGGCGGAGTAAGAGACACGAGGCAAGGGGGCCGCGCTAGGGCTCCTCTCCATCTTCACTCGCGCGCCATCCGGCGTCTGAGGGGCCACCATGGCCAGCGGGAGTGTAGCAAAGGGTTACAGGGGGCCGGAAGGGCCAGCCCTGTAGCCTCCGCTTGCGAAGTCAATCACGATACCCGTGCGGGCGAGGAAGTCGCGTCCGAGGATCACGGCCACGGAAAGACCCGGGAGATGCACAAAGCGCTGACGGCGCACGCAATTCTCCCAGCGCACAAAGTCATCTGCATCAGCATTCGTAATACCACATTTGGCTTTGCAGCAATTATCTAAATTATCCCAGCTGAAATCTTCCACCCTCACTGAACGTTTTGCTATACATCGGCGTTGTGTTTCATGGCATTATAGACAATGCACAAAACTGGGTAACCTTAAATGATTCTCAACACTCAATCGCCTGACTAAACAGCATAGGCAAACATTTCTTGAATACATATTTACCATACGAAATGCTAAAACAGCTCGCAAAAGGAAGTGAGAAGAATCATAGCATGTTAGTGGATACCAGGTCACTGCACTATTCCTGGAAACACTGCAGCGGATGCAGCTGCGAATCGGGCGTACAATGACGAGGAAAGATTAACCCTTCCTCTTTCAACGTAGTTAAGTCCGCAGTTTAGAAATTCTGAGCTATTTTTTATAGACCTATGTGTAAAATTGTCATTTCCGCCACAGCTGAGGTAAACAAAAAATCGGACATTACTGCACCGCTTGAGACTAGGTACAGCATATACGCGGCACTTTTTGTGCAGGAATAAACGAGCCCCTAGTCCGCAGGTCTCGTGTTGCTACCCAGACGAAGATGTGCACCACCTCCTTCTCGAGACTCCAAGGCAGGGAACTGCAAGACGAAATTTGAGGACAAATCTAATGCTATTTGATCGACAACCATCCACGACCATTGGCATATAGCCAACAGCggggcttcaaaaaaaaaaaatagaaagcgcttgctatttaactttttttttagaaaacatCAGTATCTTAGATCTATATAAAATTTTAGTGTCCGCTGAAATGCCGAAGATGCCggccgagtccaaggacttcgagccgccaCCTGAGGCCAGCAAAACCAAACTGCCGGCCCattcttttcaataaagtttattttcttccGTTGAAAGCTGCATGTACGATGTAAGTctgtgcttgttagtttgacaacAGTTTATGTAGTATGTTACGCATGGGTATACGTATGGTCTGTGCACTCTTCTGTGAAACTGAACTTCTTTATGTGTTCTCGGACGATAGGAAGCACCTGTGCATACATGTGCAACTGTATACATGTTCATCTTCTGAGGTCCCTGGACTTATGTACAGAATGATATTTCTTTCTGATATTGCTGACTGGCGGTTTTTGTGATACTGTTGTATCGTGTTACAAATTGTGCAATATTTTTTTGCCATTCGAGGAGGAGTAGCAGTAGCCACCTAAAGGCGCCAACCTGTAATATTACATGACGTCGTTAAAAATGTAATTGCGAACAATATCGCATATGTGAGCTTTATTTGTGTAGAATGCAGTAGTATTTGCTTTTTTCAGATCCATACTGACGTTAGCTAGGACACCCCGCATATCATCAACCTCCCCAGTGAAGCTTGCTAGTGGCGCGCCTACTGCTTTCCTCCAGCCACCACCCAAGCGGCGCCCACCACGTACGAGCTCTCTGGAGAGCAGAGGAACACGACGACTTCTGCGATTTCTCGGGTCGTGGCTGGCCGACCGAGGGGGATGCTTGCACACAGGGCGTTGCGCAATTCATTGTCCATGCTGAGCACGGGCGGCGAATCTGTCAGTCCGGGCAACACGGAATTGCAGCGGATGCCCCGCGATGCCAGCTCGATCGCCATGCAGCGCGTGAAGACCACAATCGCGGCCTTGCAGGCAGCGTATACCGACATGCGCGGGATGGCATCGTTAGCAGCACGGCTTGACACGTTAACAATTGCTCCATCGGTGACTCCTGCTTGTAGCATGGCACGTGCCGCAGCTCGGCTGACCAGGAACGGTCCCTGCGAGGGTATCATAATGATCTTTATCATCATGTAATTAAGGCCAATGCAGGATGACGGACAAGCCCCCAGATCTGCAATTCGTTTTGACTAGATTTACCTCAATCTTGTGATCCGGTCTAACAATTCTGCAGCACTATACAGCGGTTCCGTTTCTGTGGCATCCATTCGCTCCAACAAACCAACCACGGGTATGGGTTCTAGGTATTACACCACAAACCCAAAGCAAAGTTCATGGTCTTAGTGTCAACTTGAATGGCTATTGCTCCATCTAACCTACTACCAGCACCCCCGTGCAGCGTAAAAAACCGGAAACTTTCACCTAATTAATATCTCTGCCGAACTTCTATTCCCTTCTCAAGCCTGCACACACACAGGTACCCACATGCGACATCAATTGGATTATGTTATCTCTCTACTGCGTCTTGTACCGCCTGTTACTTTTCTTGTCATTATTCACTGACTGCTCCTcagcttttctttcgtatttCTTTTTTAGCCTCCTTTTTCTCCATCCTTTGTTTACTGGCAAAATACAGTGAAAAATACGTTTGTGTTCAGACATATCGTTCTGAGCGTACGTTCTTGAACCTGTCTCTCAAATCCGCTAGATCATACTGTATTAGAGCAGGTTTTGTTCTTCTATGACATGAGCTATCCGTTCTAGATAAACATGCTTATTTACTGCTCCAGCCTCACTAATAATGCGACGATGGAACCTTTCCCCTTCAGGTGTCCCATCATTTGTGGTCCAGGGCATTCATAATGATTTCGTGGTGCTATCACGAACCAAACAATAACAGAGCGACAATTCCATAAGGCAATTTTAAGGCTACAGCTCAGCGCAAATTTTAAGTACGCCGCAAACGGACGACCTCAGGAGAAATAACACGGACTTGCCTACGCAATCGAGTTGACAGAAGAATTTCATACGATGACATGAACATAAATTATTTACAAGGGATTTGGGCCGCACAGTCCTTCCTGATCTACCCACTTTGATGGCTCAGTGGCTTTAGGGTTCTGCTAATGAGCTCGAGGTCGCAGCTGCCTTTCGATGGGGCCATAATGCACAAAAACTCATTAATATACGGAGTCCACTACGGGTTTTACAGCCTCTCTCATTGTCTTAGTGCTGCATTCGGACGTTGAACCCCTTGAATCCAACCAAATAAATATCCACCCTGTTTGCTGGGCTCACACCAACCACGCAATTTTACTGGTGATGGCCAAGTGTATGCAAGTTCTTATAATCTAGCGAGTTACTCCTATTTAGCACCTACCAAAATTTCAGTAAACGGGCCGTTTCGTATCTAATCTTCATAGCAATTCGGCCGCAGCGGAAGGGAATCGCACCCGCTACCTTGAGCTGGAATCGCATCCGCTACCAGAATCCCAAAGTCACCCAGCCATCG
The DNA window shown above is from Dermacentor silvarum isolate Dsil-2018 chromosome 1, BIME_Dsil_1.4, whole genome shotgun sequence and carries:
- the LOC125944113 gene encoding estradiol 17-beta-dehydrogenase 8-like, which gives rise to MSAGGAGPLSGRLAIVTGGGGGIGGAVCQLLAEKGARVVVAGRTLEKVEAVAAALPGCLDHKAMQVDVGDAASVERLFDAVKKFSPVTANIVVNCVGLLHIETPTVVEMSEDIFDCSVRGNLKGPFLVSRAAARAMLQAGVTDGAIVNVSSRAANDAIPRMSVYAACKAAIVVFTRCMAIELASRGIRCNSVLPGLTDSPPVLSMDNELRNALCASIPLGRPATTREIAEVVVFLCSPESSYVVGAAWVVAGGKQ